The following coding sequences are from one Ignavibacteriota bacterium window:
- the gyrA gene encoding DNA gyrase subunit A: protein MATLSEKIVPVDIEDEMKGSYIDYAMSVIVSRALPDVRDGLKPVHRRVLFGMSDLGLASNRAYKKSARIVGEVLGKYHPHGDSAVYDTMVRMAQDFSLRYPLVDGQGNFGSMDGDAPAAMRYTEARLSRIAEEMLRDLDKNTVDFAPNFDDTLKEPTVMPAQIPNLLVNGSSGIAVGMTTNIPPHNLTEVIDGCIAVIDNPALPEEKLMKIIKAPDFPTGGIIYGYDGVKDAYKTGRGKIIVRAKANIETGKGDRQRIIVTEVPYQVNKASLIEKIAELVREKKLEDISGVNDESDRDGLRVVIDLKRDADAEVVLNNLYKHTQLQTTFGVIMLALVDGRPQTLTLRQIIDHFIKHRNEVVVRRAKYDLDEAEKRAHLLEGYIIALDNIDEVIRVIKKSKDVPTAQEQLMKRFKLSEIQAKAILDMRLQRLTGLERKKIEEEYKETIKLIEKLKAILASKKLQMQIIKEELQEIKKKYGDERRTEIIYKAEEFSIEDMIAQEDVVITVSHGGFIKRFPVSNYRRQARGGKGVTGATTKEDDFIEQMFIASTHNYILFFTDKGRCYWLKVFEIPEAGRMARGKSIVNLVHKQSDEKITAFVSVAQFDDDHYVAMFTEQGLIKKTALSEYSNPRKNGIAAIKLQKGDQLIDVKLTDGKSDIVIGTNKGVAIRFHESEARPMGRTASGVRAIRLEKKDKVVGAVAARRQTTTILVVSEDGFGKRSDLADYRVSHRGGKGVYTLKITEKTGNMVAIREVLDNDDIVVVTSQGIIIRQPAKTIRVAGRNTQGVRLIRLDEKDNVSAVAAVPSEEEENGAKEIAGEGEQQTLFEEKKRGKK, encoded by the coding sequence ATGGCAACATTAAGCGAAAAAATAGTCCCCGTAGATATTGAAGACGAAATGAAGGGCTCGTACATTGATTACGCGATGAGCGTAATCGTGTCAAGAGCATTACCCGATGTGCGTGACGGATTAAAACCCGTTCATCGCCGCGTGCTGTTCGGAATGAGTGACCTCGGACTTGCGAGCAATCGGGCGTATAAAAAAAGCGCGCGTATCGTCGGAGAAGTGCTTGGTAAATATCACCCGCACGGAGATTCGGCGGTGTATGATACGATGGTTCGTATGGCGCAGGATTTTTCTCTCCGCTATCCGCTTGTGGATGGACAAGGAAACTTCGGCTCGATGGATGGAGACGCGCCCGCGGCAATGCGTTACACAGAGGCGCGGCTTTCCCGTATCGCAGAAGAAATGCTTCGTGACTTAGACAAAAACACGGTGGATTTCGCCCCGAACTTTGACGACACGCTGAAAGAACCGACCGTTATGCCCGCGCAGATTCCGAATCTTCTCGTCAACGGAAGTTCAGGAATTGCAGTCGGCATGACGACAAACATTCCTCCACACAATCTTACCGAAGTGATTGATGGTTGCATCGCGGTGATTGATAACCCCGCGCTTCCCGAAGAAAAGTTGATGAAGATTATCAAAGCGCCCGATTTCCCGACCGGCGGAATTATCTATGGTTACGACGGAGTGAAGGATGCGTATAAAACAGGGCGCGGGAAAATTATTGTTCGTGCGAAAGCGAACATCGAAACAGGAAAAGGAGACCGGCAGAGAATTATCGTCACCGAAGTTCCGTATCAGGTCAACAAAGCATCGTTGATTGAGAAGATTGCAGAACTCGTCCGGGAAAAGAAATTAGAAGACATCTCCGGCGTGAATGATGAATCCGACAGAGACGGATTGCGTGTCGTGATTGATTTGAAACGCGATGCCGATGCGGAAGTTGTGCTGAACAATCTTTACAAACACACGCAACTTCAGACAACATTCGGCGTTATCATGCTTGCGTTGGTTGACGGACGCCCGCAAACGCTGACACTCCGACAGATTATTGACCACTTCATCAAGCACAGAAATGAAGTTGTCGTTCGCCGCGCGAAGTACGATTTGGATGAGGCGGAGAAACGCGCTCATTTACTCGAAGGATATATTATCGCGCTCGATAATATTGATGAAGTCATCCGTGTCATCAAAAAATCGAAAGATGTTCCGACGGCGCAGGAACAGTTGATGAAGCGATTCAAACTTTCCGAGATACAGGCGAAAGCGATTCTTGACATGCGCTTGCAACGGCTTACCGGTCTTGAACGGAAAAAGATTGAAGAAGAGTACAAAGAGACGATTAAACTCATCGAGAAGTTGAAAGCAATTCTTGCAAGCAAAAAATTACAGATGCAAATCATCAAAGAAGAATTGCAGGAAATCAAAAAGAAATATGGGGATGAACGCCGGACGGAAATCATCTACAAAGCGGAAGAGTTCAGCATTGAAGATATGATTGCGCAGGAAGATGTCGTTATCACGGTCAGCCACGGCGGATTCATTAAACGTTTCCCTGTTTCCAACTACAGGCGGCAAGCCCGTGGCGGAAAAGGAGTTACAGGCGCGACTACGAAGGAAGATGATTTTATTGAACAAATGTTTATCGCCTCGACGCACAATTATATTTTATTCTTCACAGATAAAGGTCGGTGTTATTGGTTGAAGGTGTTCGAGATTCCCGAAGCGGGACGAATGGCGCGCGGGAAATCCATCGTCAACCTTGTTCACAAACAATCGGATGAAAAAATCACCGCGTTTGTTTCCGTCGCACAGTTTGATGACGACCACTATGTTGCTATGTTCACCGAACAGGGTTTGATTAAAAAGACGGCGCTTTCGGAATACAGCAACCCGCGTAAAAACGGTATTGCCGCAATCAAATTACAAAAGGGAGACCAACTGATTGATGTAAAACTCACCGATGGAAAATCCGACATCGTTATCGGAACGAACAAGGGAGTTGCAATTCGTTTCCATGAATCAGAAGCGAGACCGATGGGACGAACAGCGAGCGGCGTTCGAGCCATCAGGTTAGAGAAGAAAGATAAAGTCGTCGGCGCAGTAGCGGCGCGAAGACAAACGACAACAATTCTTGTCGTCTCGGAAGATGGTTTCGGAAAACGGAGTGACCTTGCCGATTACCGCGTTAGTCATCGCGGAGGCAAAGGCGTGTACACATTAAAGATAACCGAGAAAACAGGGAACATGGTTGCCATCAGGGAAGTGTTAGACAATGATGACATCGTTGTCGTAACATCGCAGGGCATTATCATCCGCCAACCAGCGAAGACAATTCGCGTTGCCGGACGGAACACGCAGGGCGTTCGCCTCATCCGTCTTGATGAGAAAGATAATGTTTCCGCGGTTGCCGCCGTTCCATCAGAGGAAGAAGAAAACGGCGC
- a CDS encoding type II toxin-antitoxin system HicA family toxin, with protein sequence MPKIPPCSRSELVKKLKNLGFQGPFPGGKHEYMKREKFRLTIPNPHGKQIDSIFIKELLRQAEIDVDEWLNR encoded by the coding sequence ATGCCTAAAATTCCACCTTGCTCACGGTCTGAGTTAGTGAAAAAACTGAAGAATCTCGGGTTCCAGGGTCCATTTCCCGGTGGAAAACATGAATATATGAAGCGTGAAAAATTTCGGTTGACAATTCCCAACCCGCACGGAAAACAAATAGATAGTATTTTCATCAAGGAATTGTTGCGGCAAGCAGAGATTGATGTAGATGAATGGTTAAATAGATAG
- a CDS encoding type II toxin-antitoxin system HicB family antitoxin, which yields MKKVSFAEFVKEVLKNARYKEGVNEKCIIGIAPDLPGCMTQADNFEDARANLIDAIELWVTSALKDGDPIPAVNGRSLITAVNRLSKSRKNFVHA from the coding sequence ATGAAGAAAGTATCGTTTGCAGAATTTGTCAAAGAAGTCCTCAAGAACGCGCGTTACAAAGAAGGAGTGAATGAAAAATGTATTATAGGCATCGCCCCGGATTTGCCGGGTTGCATGACGCAAGCAGATAATTTTGAAGATGCCCGGGCAAATCTTATTGATGCAATAGAATTATGGGTAACTTCTGCATTGAAGGATGGGGATCCGATTCCCGCTGTTAACGGACGAAGTTTGATTACCGCCGTGAACAGATTAAGCAAATCAAGAAAAAATTTTGTTCATGCCTAA
- a CDS encoding nucleotidyltransferase, translating to MSVFEKLLSRIVPLLDRENIPYMVIGGQAVIVHGEPRFTKDIDITLGIDTNEAERVYKIAQELSLEPRKGVTKEFVIRNALFSVEEKETNVVVDFIFSFMPYEREAIQRTVTVRLGNTNVRFATAEDTIIHKLFAGRPLDIQDIKGIINTNRNLDTTYVKKWLKEFSMNSERNLVKEYDEIEEEVQGL from the coding sequence ATGTCGGTATTTGAAAAACTCCTCTCGAGAATCGTGCCTTTGCTTGATCGAGAAAACATTCCGTATATGGTAATTGGTGGTCAAGCGGTCATTGTTCACGGCGAACCGCGCTTTACGAAAGATATAGATATTACGCTTGGAATTGACACAAACGAAGCAGAACGAGTATATAAAATAGCTCAAGAACTTTCGCTTGAACCGAGGAAGGGCGTAACAAAGGAGTTTGTGATACGAAATGCTTTATTCAGCGTGGAAGAAAAAGAGACGAACGTTGTTGTTGATTTTATCTTCTCATTTATGCCGTACGAGAGAGAAGCGATTCAACGAACGGTGACGGTCCGACTCGGGAATACAAACGTACGATTTGCGACCGCTGAAGATACGATTATACATAAACTGTTTGCCGGAAGACCGCTCGATATTCAAGACATAAAAGGTATTATTAATACAAACCGAAATCTTGACACAACGTACGTAAAAAAATGGTTGAAGGAATTTTCAATGAATTCAGAAAGAAACTTGGTGAAAGAGTATGATGAAATTGAAGAAGAAGTACAAGGTTTGTAA